The sequence TTTTTTATCTGACCGGTTTACAGCTTCAAGCACAAATGCGCTTGCTATAAAAATCGACGAGTAAGTACCCGTAATCATACCTATTAACAATGCAAAGGCGAATCCTCTCAACACTTCTCCGCCAAAGATCAAGAGAACTAAAGTTGTTAATAAAGTAGTAAACACGGTTATCAACGTACGGCTCAACGTTTTATTTATTGCTCTGTTTATATTATCGATAATAGGGAGCGATTTATGTATTTTTATTTCCTCCCTGACCCTGTCGAATACGATCACGGTATCGTTTATCGAATAACCGACCAGCGTAAGGAATGCGGCAACAACGCTGATCGTAATTTCTAGATTTATACCGGGTAAGATCCCATATAGTGCCGCAAACAATCCTAATGTTATCAGAACGTCGTGGAACAATGCAATAACTGCTCCGAGCGCAAATACAAATTTAAAACGGAAACCCAGATAAATCAGAATAACAACCAGCGACAGCATCACCGCTATAATAGCGTCGGTTTTTAGTTCCTGACCGATTTTGGGTCCAACCTTGTCTTCTTTCAATACACTGAACGGGTTGTCGGCAAAATGTTCCGAAAGATTTTCTTTTATCCAATCGGCAATGCCGAGTCGGACAACAACGGCAGTGTTTTCCGGTTCTACAGAAGCTTTTGCCGTTTGGAAGCCGGCTTCAAAAAGCTTATCATAAATCAGGTTTGCGGATTGAGCATCGGGGAAATCATAAGTCAATGCCGTGTGAGTGGAATCAATCAATTTAATCTCAACGCCCGGCGCCGCTTTTTGAATTAGAGATTCGATTTTATCTTTAACAGTTGGAATTACTTCGGGCGGTAATTGTTGCAATTCGGTCCTTAATAATATTCCAAGAGAACCGCCGAATGTTTTTACTTCAACGTTGCCTAAACCGATATTTTCTACTGCATTTCTAACTTCGGCAATGTCTATCGGATTGCTGAATTCCAGCGCTACTTCTGTACCGCCTTTGAAATCAATGCCAAATTGTAATCCTCTTACAAGAATACTGATTAATCCGAACAATAATATTACCGAAGACACGATATAAAACGTTGTCCGTTTTGACATGAAGTTGATATTTAAATTCTCGAATAGTCGCATCTATTTGACCTCTCCTCAATTAACCAATATTGATTTTTTGTCCTTTGTTTAACATGTAATCGAACATCATACGCACAACAATCAACGCTGAGAACAAGCTAGTCAGAATACCTATCATTAACGTAAGCGCAAAACCTTGAATGGGTCCGCTACCGAATTGGTAGAGGATTATGCCGGTAAAGAAGGTAGTGATATTCGAGTCGATAATAGCCGAGAATGAATTTCTGTAGCCAGCGTCAACCGCGGCTCGAGCGGTTTTGCCCGTGTTCAATTCTTCCCGGATTCTCTCGTAGATAATCACATTTGCGTCTACCGCCATACCCATCGTTAAAACTATACCTGCAATACCCGGCAAAGTGAGCGTTGCCTGGAAGCCTGCCAAAACGCCGAGTATCAACAGTACGGTTACAATCAATCCGATATCAGCCAGCGTACCGGCTCTTCTGTAATAGAATATCATAAAAATTGCAACGAGCGTATAACCTAACCATAATGAATTGAAACCCTGGCGAATTGAGTCCTGACCCAAAGACGGTCCAACGGTTCTTTGCTCGATTATTTCCACCGGCGCCGGCAATGCGCCTGCTTTCAATACGATTTCGAGCAATTTAGCTTCGTCCAGATTCGGGATGCCGCTGATTTGAGAATTACCCGAAGGGATTTTGCTCTGGATGACCGGAGCCGAATAGACCACTCCGTCCAATACGATCGCGCACCTTTTGCCGATATTCGAACCGGTAATTCTTGCCCACTCGCGGGCTCCTTCGGCGTTCATTTGCATCGAAACAACCGGAGCGGAAGTAGTCGGATCGATATTTGCCTGAGCGTCTACTATAACTCCACCCGTCAATTCGGGAGTTTTGTTTACCATATACATGCGATAATATTTTTCCCCGTCGTCGCCTACTATCGGTTTGGCGTCGAAGAGGAATTCTACATTGTCGGGCATTACTTTTTTAACTTCTTCGCGTTGCAGATACGCATTTAATTTCGGTTTATCGCTTTCTTTTACGTATGCGTCGGGTATCCTTCCC comes from Melioribacter roseus P3M-2 and encodes:
- the secD gene encoding protein translocase subunit SecD, producing MKEIRFRLFLVIGAFALSLYLLYPTYQDYKNNVDVSETLVHLEDSLKESSPNLTPTEIRELITAKKDSILANTPEYRSAREKRIKLGLDLQGGMYLVMEVNTAKLLERLAKDPDEQFFEILKQAEAESQLSDENVVTILARLMQEKNIRLSRYFGSIREDDAQIIARLQEQESDAVTRAIEIIRNRVDQYGVSEPNIQKQGSRRIVIELPGVAREEEAKRLLQGRALLEFKLVKDADFAIPIMNRIDEVLAKSIGIDSAQVADTTQQLTEEEFAKQHPFFAIARLADPQGRIPDAYVKESDKPKLNAYLQREEVKKVMPDNVEFLFDAKPIVGDDGEKYYRMYMVNKTPELTGGVIVDAQANIDPTTSAPVVSMQMNAEGAREWARITGSNIGKRCAIVLDGVVYSAPVIQSKIPSGNSQISGIPNLDEAKLLEIVLKAGALPAPVEIIEQRTVGPSLGQDSIRQGFNSLWLGYTLVAIFMIFYYRRAGTLADIGLIVTVLLILGVLAGFQATLTLPGIAGIVLTMGMAVDANVIIYERIREELNTGKTARAAVDAGYRNSFSAIIDSNITTFFTGIILYQFGSGPIQGFALTLMIGILTSLFSALIVVRMMFDYMLNKGQKINIG
- the secF gene encoding protein translocase subunit SecF, translated to MFGLISILVRGLQFGIDFKGGTEVALEFSNPIDIAEVRNAVENIGLGNVEVKTFGGSLGILLRTELQQLPPEVIPTVKDKIESLIQKAAPGVEIKLIDSTHTALTYDFPDAQSANLIYDKLFEAGFQTAKASVEPENTAVVVRLGIADWIKENLSEHFADNPFSVLKEDKVGPKIGQELKTDAIIAVMLSLVVILIYLGFRFKFVFALGAVIALFHDVLITLGLFAALYGILPGINLEITISVVAAFLTLVGYSINDTVIVFDRVREEIKIHKSLPIIDNINRAINKTLSRTLITVFTTLLTTLVLLIFGGEVLRGFAFALLIGMITGTYSSIFIASAFVLEAVNRSDKKIEF